The following proteins are encoded in a genomic region of Cryptomeria japonica chromosome 11, Sugi_1.0, whole genome shotgun sequence:
- the LOC131066063 gene encoding dirigent protein 23-like, producing the protein MVVSVAAMITLFSLQATQAHLLKEKISHLQFYFHDKISGKNVTAVKVALAPTTEMSAIGFRLVYVLDDRLTKGPKPTSKLGRKLDGSTLTMVGNNTVFREVREMAIVGGSDKFRMARGYAIARTHSFDIQSRNVIIHYNFTLHHY; encoded by the exons ATGGTAGTTTCAGTGGCCGCAATGATAACACTATTTTCTCTACAAGCTACCCAAGCACATCTCTTAAAGGAGAAAATAAGCCACTTGCAATTCTATTTCCAtgacaaaatttcaggaaaaaatgtGACGGCTGTGAAAGTGGCATTAGCTCCAACCACTGAAATGTCGGCTATTGGCTTTAGACTAGTATATGTGTTGGACGATCGATTGACAAAAGGGCCCAAGCCCACCTCCAAATTG GGCAGAAAGTTAGACGGCAGTACTCTCACCATGGTGGGAAACAACACTGTGTTTAGGGAGGTTAGAGAGATGGCAATTGTGGGAGGAAGCGACAAATTTAGGATGGCTCGAGGGTATGCCATCGCTCGCACTCACTCCTTCGACATCCAATCTAGAAATGTAATCATTCATTACAATTTTACCTTACATCATTACTGA